From the genome of Arthrobacter russicus:
TTAACGGAGCGCGGCTTCCAGTCGCACAAACTAGCTCCGGCGGGTTACAAAATTCCTGTGATCAACGACTGTCTCGTCTATGTGTGGAGAGTTTCAGGTGCCGTTGACTCGGTCGCTTCGTTCGCGTCGAGCCCTACGCGGAAGAACGGCTTCTTAGCGTCGCCTCCCGATCCGATGCTTTTCGACCCGGCTCTATTAGCCGAGCCGTGCCCGGTTGATGACTCGGACGAAGAGACCGAGCTTGAAAGCATTGTTCGCGTTGTAAGCGACACGATGCCGTTGGTGCTCGTCATGGTGCAGTCGTCTCCTAGGCAACTACGTTTGATCGAATGGGCGGTCGCTGAACTTAGCCATGTGACCGGCGAGATTTTGCTTCACGGTCAGAGAGTCATTTGGGAACCGGAGCTCATTACAGCCGATGTTGCATCCGATATCGAGTCGTTCGATAGTGGCATTCCAGTTGCGCCAGCAGTCGAGCTGCAGAAACAGGAGGCGACGCGGCCGGATGCATGAGTATACTCCGAGCCCGTTTTACTTGCCTGGTTCCGGGCACACTCATGGACGTTTCGAGCCTGCAAGATTGACCCAGGCTCGGGTTCGTGTCGGGGTGAGTAAATCGGATCTTGCCGTTGAGATTGGGGTGTCTGCCGCTGCGATTGGCCAATACGAAGCGGGGGTAAACTCGCCGCGCCCCGACGTGCTTGACCGGTTAGCGCGGACACTGAATGTTCGTCCTGGTTTCTTTGGTACGGGTCGTCCTCTGGCGCGTATCGATACCGTGAATGCGCATTTCCGGAGCTTACGATCCGCCCGCGTCAGTGATCGACAAAAAGCAATCGCTACGGCAGCCATGGTGTGGGAACTGACGTTTGCTCTTGAGCGCTACGTGAAACTTCCTGTGGCTGATATTCCTGCGTTGGCAGCAGGGGCATCGCCTGCAGCTGCTGCAGACTCGTTACGCAAGCACTGGGGACTGCCCGACGGGCCTGTTAAACACCTCGTTGCTACAGCTGAGTCCAACGGCATAGTTGTAGTGGTACGGCCGCCCGGCGAGATTGACGCGGTGGATGCATTCTCAGCGGTGATCATGGATCGTCCTCTCGTCATAACTACGCCTCGCAGGATAGAAAACGTCTTTCGCCAC
Proteins encoded in this window:
- a CDS encoding XRE family transcriptional regulator, translating into MTQARVRVGVSKSDLAVEIGVSAAAIGQYEAGVNSPRPDVLDRLARTLNVRPGFFGTGRPLARIDTVNAHFRSLRSARVSDRQKAIATAAMVWELTFALERYVKLPVADIPALAAGASPAAAADSLRKHWGLPDGPVKHLVATAESNGIVVVVRPPGEIDAVDAFSAVIMDRPLVITTPRRIENVFRHRFSIAHEIGHLLLHADCGEHSALIEKEADEFAAAFLTPTSSIDAVLPQRLDLSALDRLGRTWGVSSHSLVRRMVERGRTTESSARRAYQRLAALGDSGADPTSSYAGEVPTLLKKAVALAGDYGVGVPELAEILKLNIPQVQDLLGMPDQRPVLRLIDHD